The sequence below is a genomic window from Sphingobacterium sp. ML3W.
GCTTGGATTGTGTCTAAGGAGTCCTTTATGCGATACAGTCCATTTGATTATTTGAAGTTACGGAGTACCTATGGTTATAATGGTAATGTGAACAATAGAACTTCTGCCTACCCGATCATCAGTATCGCTACTAACCCGAACAGTACGACTGGACAGAATTATGGGATGATTACCGCACCACCAAATCCCAGTTTGCGTTGGGAACGGGTAGCGATCACAAATCTCGGACTTGACTTTGCACTGAAAGGAAATAGGATTTCTGGAAGTGTCGAATATTACATTAAAAATGCCAAGGACCTGATTGCGGCAGACCGTGTCGATCCAAGTACAGGGTTTACGACCTTGATGATCAATAGTGGAAACATACGTACCAAGGGTTGGGATGCTAGTTTGAATATTGTGCCTATTCAAAGCAAAAACTGGACTTGGAACAGTCATTTGGTTTTTACTTACGGGCGGACAAAAGTGCTTAAATCATACGTTCAAAATGAGAATGGAAAAGATTTTATCGGTTCGGCCCAATCTAATCCCAGAACACCAATAGAAGGTATGGAATTATATAGTCTTTTGGCTTATAAATGGGCTGGTCTCGACCCTGAAACGGGAGCAGCTCGTGCATATATGAATGGGGAGTTATCCACCAACTATAATGCCATATTAGCCTTGAAGGTGCATGATCTTGAAAATTATGGTTCGACCGTTCCTGTGTATTCTGGAAGTTGGCGGAATTCCGTTCGCTATAAAGCCTTGGAGCTTTCTTGGAATATTTCCTATCAATTGGGACATAAGTTCCTGCGGAATTCTTTTGATAATAACCTGTTTTTAAATAGCGATATCGGGCATAAAGATTATGCTTTGCGTTGGCAAAATCCAGGGGATGAGTTGAAAACGGATGTACCTGCTTTTAAATTTCCTTCTGATTTAGGTAGTCAAATTTTTATGAAATCCTCTGCTTTATTGGAAAATGGTGGGCAGATCAAATTGCGGGATATGCAATTGAGTCTGAACCTGCCTTTTGCCAATAAGTTCAAACTGAAGAACTGTCGGGTATATGCTTATATCCAAAATGTCGGCATCATTTGGCGTGGTAATAAGCTGGGTATCGATACAGAGTATGGTTCCAATATACCAGACGCGATGCAATCGTCCTTAGGTCTTAGTTTTAATCTTTAATACCCAGAATCATGAAAATATACATTTCGTTTTGCAGTGTCTATGCCATGCTGGCTTTTTGCTGCTGCACTAATTTTCTGGAGGTCAAACCAGATATCAAGATGGTTATTCCAAAAAGTCTGCAAGATGCTGAGCTCTTGCTCAACGATTATGCAACGATGAATACTGGCTATCCCATATATGGGGAGTGGTCGGCTGATGAGTATTATATTACGGCTGAAACATTTGATGCACGTTTAGATTTTGATCTACGGAACACGTATACCTGGATGGATATCATCTATGACGATGTGTCGCAATGGCAAAGACCTTATAGAACAGTATTCAATGCGAATCAGGTCATTGAAATCATTGATAAAGGGAAGGTCGATAACAATACCGCGAAAGCTAAGAGTTTATTGGGTGTAGCACATTTCTTTCGGGCATTTGCTTTCCAACAATTGGTAGAAGTTTTTGCACCTGCATATCAGGTTACGACTGCTTCTACGGAGATGGGGATTCCCCTGCGGTTGTCACCTGACATGGATGAGCCCTCCACCCGTGCTTCTGTGCAAGAAACCTATAATCAAATCGTACAGGATTACAAAGAAGCATCCTATCGATTGCCTATTGATGAAGGGATAAAGGGCAGGCCTTTTCAGGCGAGTGCTTATGCGGGTTTGGCAAGAACCTATCTGGTGATGGGAAAATTTGAAGAAGCTTATGCTTATGCGGATTCCTGCTTGCAGTTGAATAGTGATCTGATGGATTTTAACGACCTGAAGAGTGGGAACAGTTTGCCTATTGCAAGATTTAATATTGAGGTACTTTTTGCTGCTATATCGGCAACTTCTGGGCCCATGAATCTGAATTATGGGCTGGTTGACTCTACATTATATAAGAGTTATGCGCCCACCGATCTTCGGAAAACTATTTTCTTTCGAGCGAACACCTATCCCTTAGATTCTTATGGCTATAAAGGCAGCTATGATAACGGTATGGCGAACCTTTTTGTTGGTCTGACCACAAGCGAAGTCTATTTCATCAAAGCTGAGGCAGCTGTACGGATTGGGAAAATAGATGCGGCCTTAACAGCTTTAAATACCTTGGGTGTAAGTCGATATGAACGGGATAAATATGTTGCTGTTACGGAAAGAAATCCAGCATCTTTATTATCCTTAATCTTGAAAGAAAGACAAAAGGAGTTGGTCTTTCGTGGACGTCGTTGGTCGGATCTAAAAAGATTGAATCTAGATCCTAGATTTCAGAAAACGTTGAAGCGAGAGATCCATGGTATAGTCTATCAACTGGAACCCAATAGCCGTAAGTATGCCTATAGAATTCCTGAAATCGTGGTTAATAATGGGAAAATACCACAGAATATCCGATAATAATAAAGTACTATAAACATGAAATATTTAAAATTAATGGCATTGCTGTGCTTGATGTTGATGACGATTCTATTTGTAAATGCACAGTCAGACAAAAAAATAGATTTTAGTAAAGCGCTTAAAGTGGGCGATACTTTTGTGCCGCCAAATGCAGTACAGCAGATGCGCGGTATAGGAAAAGTCGATTTAAAAAATTTAGGGAACAAGGTAGTCATCTTGGATTTCTTTGATACCTTTTGTGGTACCTGTATTGAAACGATGCCTAAGCTGCAAAAATTGCAGGATAAACTGAAAGACAAAGTGCAGATTATTACCGTCGGATGGCAGGATAAGGAGACTTTGGAGAAGTTCTTTGATAAAAATGAATTTCTCAAGGAGAATAAGGTCAATTTGCCTGTTATCTATTCGGATCTGTATCTGAAAGAGCGATTTCCACACCTCACCGTTCCTCATGTGGTATTCCTCTATAAGGGAAAGGTGCAAGCGATATCGGGTAATAAAGTGGTCACTGAAGAGCATATTTTGGCATTATATGATAAGGGAGAAATTGAATTACCACTTAAAGACGATTTTGGCAAAGGAAATTTGATGGGATTGAGTAGGAGTGAAATGGAAGTTAAAGGAGCGATATCATTTTCTGGGTATCAAAACGGTGTACCGTTCGAATCCTTTAGAAGAAAACTGGACAGTGTAAGTGGCTTACAAAAAACATCCTTTTACAATGTTTCGGTTTACAGTGCAGTACTATTTAATTGGGCGAAAATACAAAAGGCAAATTATGTGCCAAGACCAGAACGACTGGTATTGAAGGTTAAAGACTCGAATCGTTATCAGGATACAGCAAACATAGGCGATGTCTGGTATGCGCAGTATGCGATTTCGTACGAACGTTTGGACGAGATACAACGGACGGATTCGGCTCAGGCACGAATCGTTTTGCAAGATTTGCATAGTTTTTTGGGCATCAGGACATACAAAACGATGAAAAATATCGAATGTCTGATATTGAAACCTTGTCCGGTAAAACCTTATACTGGTAAAGTACCACTGAATGGAATGACTTTTAAGGGAAGCTCGGTCTTGGCAGTGATGTTGGATATGGGACGAAAATTTCCCCCTGCCTTAGACTTGGCCAAAAGTAAGGTGGATATAAAACTTGGGAGATACAGCAATTTGGAGGAATTGAACGAACGGCTTGCAAACTATGGTATCGTAGCGGAGATTGGGATGGGAGAGCAGGAAGTGTTGGTAATTGAAGAGTTGGAGTAACATAAAAAAATATAGGGTATGATGAATCATACCCTATTCTAAGTTTAGCGATCGCTGATGTCGTAGTTCTAGTTAAAAGCTATCTTGCTTTTAAGAAAACATGTAGCCCGTTTACTTGATTTTGAAGCGAATTGAGCATTTCGTCCTTCAAGTCTTCTGTGAGAATGGGCTCGTTGCTAAAGTCTGGATCAGCCTCTATGTAACACATTTGCTGTTTGGGCGTAGAACATGGAGGCGTACCTGATGTTAGAGTATAAGAACTTGGTTGCGAGGGATCTGGTCCCGTGTATAAAAATAAAGACATTGCTTTAATATTTAAACTAAGTAAATGTGGATGTGATTATCACGTATAATCAGATCGGTTATAATCATTCATCTTGCATAAAGTAAGATGGCCACATAAGAGCTTTCATGTGTCATGGAGGCTCTTATAGGTTGGTGGTCTTATTTTCACTTACCCGTCCACCCATGGGGAACACAGCAAATTTTCGTTTGTATCTCTTGATACTTGTGTTATTTGTTTTCATATTATTCTTTTTAAATTTTAGTCATTGAAACCCTAGCTCTTTTGGAGCTAGGGAGTCATGGCTGGTTCACATTAACGGGCGGCATCCTACACATCACCGACTATTAATATTTTCAATAGGGACTTTTACCTTTTTATTTACGCGATATCGTCACCTTCAGAAAGCTTTTGAAATATTGTTTTCGTATGCTTCAAATCAAATGTACTATTGAAACCAACTAATTGGAGGGGAAACTTTTCGGCTATGGGAGCTCGTTTAAACGACTTTAAAGCGCTGTCCCTTTTGGGTTAGGGGACAAATGGCATGAAAATAACATAGCAGAGATTCTTGAGATAAAAGGTTATTCAAGCGAACCACGCTTGAATATTAACCTTTATATCGGGTGTAATTGAAAGGGCGGTTGGGGATTCCCCTGATTTCCTAAAATTTATTAATTAATTGCGATTTTTACCAATCAGATAGTCAAAATCACGCTCCATGGCCTGCGCCATTTTTATTATGATGCTGTAAACGGATTGAACACTACTTTCTAATTTTGGTCTATCGAATTTCCTTAAACCTTCTTTAGCGGGTAATTGTCCACTTTTGGTCAGGACAAATTCGGAAATATAGGAACAGACCTCAGTCTTGTTCATGTTTTCTGGAAAAACTTCTGCACCGTGTGAGTAATGTATAAATATATTGATCTGGCTCGCTGTAAATCGTGTAGGAATTCCGTTCGGCTTCAAAACCTCTTCTGGCTTAACTTTTTCGGGTTTGGTTTCGGTTGCCTCAATAGGTTTTGGTTTAACGGTCTTTCTTTGTTTGGTATATCGGATAAGCATATCAGCGAGATGGGCTCGGGTAGGATCAAAGTATAATTTGGGATCTCGGGAAGCTTGGCTTATACGCAGTTCATTCTCATCAATGCACATGATTTTATTTTCTTCGGAAAGTTCACTGAGCCTAAAGTTAATCAGCTCGGTACATCGATTAAAAAATCCCATATGATTGAAGTTGATATTGATCATGGTCTCGATAAAGCGACGTTCCCAGTCTTTGTCACGAAGATCTTCAGCAATATGTGATAATGACTGTAACAACTTGGTGAAAAACCGATAATGATAATAGCAGATCTTGGAAACAGCGCTATTGAAATGATTATCAATTGCTGATTGGATTTCAGCCAGCAGGTGAGCCCAGATTTTCTTTTGTAATAGTGCTTCTTTTAAAATAGGAAATTTCTCCTGAAATTCTATTTTTAAAAGGTGATATTGATAATCGGTCAATGATTCCTCAAGATTCATATGTGGACTGTATATATCTTCATAAGTCTGGAAGAGCTCGTGGAATTTTAAAATTATTAAATCGACCTGTTTATTTTTTTACGATAAATAATATTAAATATGCGCCGCAATTGACTGTAGAAGGTACGGAAGGATTCCTGCGCCATTTCTCGATTATCATGATTGAAATATCTGGGATGGGAATTGTTCTCGATCTCCGCAAGTTCCGCTAAGAGGGCCTGTTCGATCTGTTCATCTTCTTCTTGATTTAAATGGGGGATACCATAGGCTGATATGGCCTCTCTGAGGTTTGTTAATACGCTAATCATAATTTTATAATTGGTTAAAATAAATATGTCTACATTAAAAATAATTAAGAAAAGTATAGTGTGCAAAACATTTTTCCTGTAATAAGGAAAATTATAATCAATCAGAGATCGAAAAGACTACTTATTAAGCTTAAATCTGCTTTTTTAAGGAAATAAAAGGAGTGAGAGAGAAGAATTGGTGTGTAACAAAAGCTAAAGTGCCGAGTTACTCCAGTTTCAATTCATAAATGAATTGGTCTTAATAGCAAAAAGCCTTTTCAGTTTTTTAGCAGAAAAGATTATTGTCAACAATATGAATTGTAAACCAGCCAATAATACCATCAATGGTGATTTCAGCTTTAAGATGAATAGGGGCAGATCTATGTAACTATTTGTGATGAAGGTGTCTTGGTTTATACAGAAAAGGGATGATCAGTTTCTGTCCTTAGGATAACTAGGTGGGACTTGTTATTGCGCTGTCTAATGAAGAACCTTTGTTCGTCCTGAAGTTGAGGTGTTAATGATTTAATTTTAAAACATCACGTAATATTTTAATTGAAGAAGCTGAGAATTCATTATTTGTAATGCGTTTGGATATTTATTTTTATCAGTGATAATTTATTAAGTGATTGTTACAAACTTGTTTTAAAGTATTTATCTGTTAATCAGTCGTTTGTCTTTAGATGTCTGCTTTTTACTTCTTTTTTGTTATTTCTTCATTGTAAAATCGAATTATATTATAATATTTGTTTTAACATTTTTTAACAACTTGGTTGTTAAAAATGTAAGTTGCAAACCAACGTTATCATTGACCGAATAAGATTTTTAGAGAAGCTATATAAATATTTGAAAAGATATTTTTTACACATAAAAAAAGCAATCGATTGCGTTATTGACTAGACTTTGGATTTGAGATTTTATAATCATTGATTTATGGAATTTTCATTTTTGAAGTAATGGTGATAAATGGACGATTTTTAAGAAAAGAAACTTACTTAACCAAAGTCTTTTTTTATTGAGACTTTAACTTTAATAAACACAAACATATGAAACAAACATTACTCAGTTTTTTTGTGGGTAGTATGATCCTGACCTCTGTTGCCTTTGCGCAAGAGAAAAAGGTAAGTGGTCGTGTGACTGCAGCTGATGGTAAACCATTGGTTGGTGTGACGATTGCTGTTCAAGGATCAAACCTAGCTACCCAAACAGATGCGAATGGAAATTATTCATTCTCTGTCCCAACAGGCAAAATTATCGTTTTCCGTTCCGTTGGCTATACTGACAAGACATTAATTGTCAAGGAAGATCAATCGGCTTTTAATGTAACTTTGGACGGTTCGGAAAATGCTCTGAATGAAGTTGTCGTTGTTGGCTATGGAACTCAACTTAGAAGAAATTTAACAACCTCTATATCAACAGTTGGTGCAAATGATTTAAAAGAAATACCTGTGCCAAATATTCAGCAAGCTCTGCAAGGCAAGGCTGCTGGTGTTCAAGTTACTTCAGGGGGAGGAAGACCTGGAGCTCCTATGTCTGTGCAAATTCGTGGACGCTCGTCTATTAACGCAGGAAACAATCCATTATATGTGGTTGATGGGGTTATAATGCCTTCAAATAATACATTTACACCTAACGATGCTGGGGCTGGAATTTCTCCTTTAGCAAACTTGAATCCTGAAGATATTACTTCTGTAGAAATTTTAAAAGATGCTGCTGCAGCTTCAATTTATGGTTCTCGGGGATCAAATGGAGTGGTGATAATTACCACCAAAGGTGGAAGTACGTCTGGTAAATCAATTATAGGTGCTTCTACATATACCGGATGGCAATCATTGACCAAAAAGAAAGATTTACTTAATGCATCTGAATACCGTTCTCTTTATAACGAGGCAGCAGTAAATGCTAGTCTCCCTCAAGTTTTTACCAATGATCAAGTTACAAATCCGGAAAATAATGTAAACTGGTTAGATGAAATTCTTTCTAATAACTCAAGAGTAAATTCTGCTCAAGTATCAGTAACTTCAGGTGGAAATGAAAAGACACAATTTTACACATCATTTAATTATTTTGATCAAGATGGAGCTCTTTTAAACGGAGGATTTAAAAGGTATGCTATTAGAGCTAATCTTACACATCATATAAATGACTTTATTAGATTTGGTTCAAATACCGCACTTTCGCGCACTGAAAGAGCAGAAACACCAGTTGATAATAGTATTTTTTCACCATTTCCTCGTGCATTAGTTGCTAGACCTGATCAGCCAATTTTTAATCCAGACGGAACATTCGCGACAAACAGTTATAATAATCCAGTACACATGTTTCAATCTGAAAACTATGTGAACCTTTCCAATGTGTTTAATTCATCATATTTAGAATTTGATATCATATCAGGACTGAAATTTAAAACTGCAGTTGGTGTGGATTTTTCATATTTAGATCAACGTTTATATAATCCATTAACATCTTTATCAGGAGGTGGTAGTAATGGTTCTGGTGCTTCTGGATACGTTCAGACACGTAATTTACTTGCTACACAAACATTATCCTATGATAAATCATTTTATGGTGATCGTTTGGATTTAAACGCTATTGCCGTTTATGAGTATCAAAAAAATCAACGTGAAAACAATCGAGTTGATGGGTCTAATTTTCCATCTGATTTAACACCTTATATAACATCTGCAGCATCTATCACAGGAGGGACAGCAAATTTTACGGAATATGCGATGGCTTCTTCTTTAGCGCGTGTAAATTTAGGATGGGAAGGTAAATATCTATTCTCTGCATCCATAAGAAGAGATGGTTCATCTAAATTTCCTGAAGCTGGTCGTATTGGATATTTCCCATCAGTATCAGCTGGATGGGTGGTATCACAAGAGAATTTCTTGAAAAGTGTTGAAGCGATAAGCTTGTTGAAAGTTAGAGCTTCTTATGGATCAACAGGTAATCAAGAGGGAATTGGAAACTTTGCATATCGTAGAGCCATCGGTGGTGGCTTTAACTATTTAGATTCTCCAGGATTTGGATTGTCCGTTATAGGTAGCCCTGATCTGAAGTGGGAATCTACTGATCAAATAGATATAGGTATTGATTTAGGATTATTTAATAATAGATTAGAAATTTCTGCAGATTACTACAATAAGAAAACAAAAGACTTATTGCTAAATAGACCGATTCCTACTACTACTGGATTTTCTACTATTTTAGAAAATATAGGTAATCTTAAAGGATCTGGATTTGATTTCCAAATTACTTCGAAAAATTTCAATGGAAGTGACTTTACTTGGTCAACATCTTTAAATCTTTCAACTTACAAAAATGAAGTTACAAAGTTGTTTAATGATCAGCCAATTGATCAAGGATTTGTAGTGCGACATGCGGTAGGTCAACCTTTGGGTTCATTCTTTTTAATCAAATCATTAGGAGTAGATTCGGAAACAGGAGATATGAAATATGAAGATATTGATGGATCAGAATCAATTACTTCTTCGGATAGACAATTTTTAGGAAATCCTTTGCCTAAATTTCATGGAGGTATTACCAATAATTTATCATATAAGAATTTTGATTTAAATGTGTTTTTCCAATATAGCTATGGTAATGACATTTATAATTTAGGTGCAGAAGGTACAGGTGGATATGGAAGTATGGGAGGAGTTGTGAGTGCAACAGCCCCAGCAACAAATATGTTCAAAGAATATTATGATGAGCGCTGGACTCCAGAAAATACAGATGCAAAATATCCTCGTGCTGTTGGAGGAACTAGAGGGACTTACAATACACAACGTTCTTCGAGATTTTTGGAAGATGGATCATACCTTCGTTTAAAAACAATAACATTAGGATATAACCTTCCAAAATCTGTGGCTCAAAAAGCAAAATTTAGTAATGTACGCATTTATGCTAGTGCTTATAATTTGCTAACATTTACGAAGTATACTGGATTTGACCCTGAAGTGAGCTCAGAGTTAACTGTTTCCAACTTGGGGGTAGATCAAGGAGCAATTCCTCAATTTAAAACATTTATGTTGGGTATAAATTTGGGACTATAAAAGAGATTATAAGATGAAAAATAATATAATAAAATCAATAGGAGTATTACTTATTGCTGGGCATTTTGCAGCATGTGATAGTAAATTAGATTTGTTACCTCGTGATTCAGTAGCACCAGAATTGGTGGGGGGGGCTGAAGGTGATAAACTTTTAAATGGAATATACGATGCCTTTCAAAATGGAAATATAGGTTCTGCTTATGCTTATCTTAGTTATGTTACTGAAGATTTATCAGCGGACAACTTGAAATACAGAGCTACTTTTTTTCAACATGGAGAAGTTGATAATAATGCGATATTAGTTGATAATGTATTAGTATCTAGATATTTTAATTTTCCATATGTCGCCATTCAAAGAGCTAATGATTTAATTGAAATTGTCAATGCATCAAGTACTATTGATGAAGCAACTAAGAAAAAGCTATTAGGAAGCGCTTATTTTTTTAGAGCATATGGTTACTATCGTTTAGTTACCATTTTCGGAGCGGTACCAATTGCTCTAAATAGGGATATTGTTGAACTTCCCCGGAATTCAGTTGATGAGGTTTATAATCAAATCATCAATGATCTTAAGTTAAGTATCGAAAATCCAGCACCGTTTGAAAATAGCAATAAAGTATCTATTGAGGCAGCAAAGGCTTTACTAGCAAGAGTTTATTTAATAAGAGGTGATAAAGCATCAGCCAAACAAATGGCTACGGATGTGATAAATTCAGGTAAATTTGCAATTGAAAGTAATTATTCAAATATGTTTACGACTCCATTTGAATCTCGTGAGCATATTTTTAAAATTGCTAATACTGCTACTGAAGGTGATAATTCTTTGGACTATTTCTTGCAACATCCAACTATGCCAGGCGGAGGACGTGCTGAACTACCTGTAGATGAGAGTTTAGTATCTGCTTATGAGGAAGGCGATCAACGTAAAGAAGCTTCAGTTCAAGAAATTAAAGCTCCTACAGCTAATCCAGGATGGTATTCTAAAAAATATCAAGATCCATCAGGAAATGGTGCACATCCTTATTATATTCTTAGATTATCAGAAATGTATTTGATTGTTGCGGAATGCGATTTGACAGCTTCACCATCAAATGCCCTCGCGAATATTAATCTTGTGAGAAAAAATAGAGGCTTAAGTGATTTGAGTGTAGTAACATTAAATGATGTTATTAAAGAGCGTCGTGTAGAATTTGCATTTGAAAATCTTAGATGGATGGACATGAGAAGAACACCTTCTATTTCTAATCCATCAAAATCTATGGCTACTGTATTTTTGGAAGCCAAAAAGCGTTCAGTCAATGATGAACTTTATCCTATTCCACAATCGGCAATTAATACTAATTCATTATTACTACCTAATAATCCAGGATATAATTAATTAGTAGAGATTTTTCGCAAAATTTTTAGTTTAATCCCCGTCGTTATGTCGGGGATTTTTGTTTGTTTTTGAACCATAATTTTTAGACTTAATGCTTTATATGATGGATATAGGGGCATAAATACCTAAAAATTCTAAAACCTATTTTAATTCGAAGTAAGTTTTTTAAATACATAATTTGGATTTTTAATAGTCAAATTTCCGTATATGGTATCTACCAATATAAGCTTACATGAAATTAGCGCTCCTATTGTTAACATGTCTGTTATACCAATTAGCCCTTGGATAATCGGGCTTTGTTTTGCATAAAAATAAGAAACTTAGTTTTCCTTTTGTTTTCGTCCATAATCTCGTTATTGTTCCCGTAGATGTCAATGGTTTTATGATGAATTTTTTATTGGATACTGGTGTCAAGGAAATAATGATTTTTGGTAAGTCACTGACATACATCTATAATACTATTTTTAAAAATAAATTTCAGGGTCTGGGACGTAATGGCGGTATATAGTCTATCAACAATCAGGTCCGTATCGCAAAAAAAAAATGGTTGATCATCTTCAACATATTTTCTGAAATATCTTAATGGCATCTCTTTATGTAACATTTTAATTGATATATCTACCATTTTATTATGTGTGATAAATATTTTAGGATATCTAATGATAATTTATTAAGTTTTTGTTACAAACTATTTTAAATTATTTCTTTGTTAATCAGTTGTTTGAGTAGTTATATGTCATTTTTCATGTTTTTTTTATTATGTCTGCATTGTATATTCGAAATATATTATAATATTTGTTTTAACATTTTTTAACA
It includes:
- a CDS encoding SusC/RagA family TonB-linked outer membrane protein, translating into MKQTLLSFFVGSMILTSVAFAQEKKVSGRVTAADGKPLVGVTIAVQGSNLATQTDANGNYSFSVPTGKIIVFRSVGYTDKTLIVKEDQSAFNVTLDGSENALNEVVVVGYGTQLRRNLTTSISTVGANDLKEIPVPNIQQALQGKAAGVQVTSGGGRPGAPMSVQIRGRSSINAGNNPLYVVDGVIMPSNNTFTPNDAGAGISPLANLNPEDITSVEILKDAAAASIYGSRGSNGVVIITTKGGSTSGKSIIGASTYTGWQSLTKKKDLLNASEYRSLYNEAAVNASLPQVFTNDQVTNPENNVNWLDEILSNNSRVNSAQVSVTSGGNEKTQFYTSFNYFDQDGALLNGGFKRYAIRANLTHHINDFIRFGSNTALSRTERAETPVDNSIFSPFPRALVARPDQPIFNPDGTFATNSYNNPVHMFQSENYVNLSNVFNSSYLEFDIISGLKFKTAVGVDFSYLDQRLYNPLTSLSGGGSNGSGASGYVQTRNLLATQTLSYDKSFYGDRLDLNAIAVYEYQKNQRENNRVDGSNFPSDLTPYITSAASITGGTANFTEYAMASSLARVNLGWEGKYLFSASIRRDGSSKFPEAGRIGYFPSVSAGWVVSQENFLKSVEAISLLKVRASYGSTGNQEGIGNFAYRRAIGGGFNYLDSPGFGLSVIGSPDLKWESTDQIDIGIDLGLFNNRLEISADYYNKKTKDLLLNRPIPTTTGFSTILENIGNLKGSGFDFQITSKNFNGSDFTWSTSLNLSTYKNEVTKLFNDQPIDQGFVVRHAVGQPLGSFFLIKSLGVDSETGDMKYEDIDGSESITSSDRQFLGNPLPKFHGGITNNLSYKNFDLNVFFQYSYGNDIYNLGAEGTGGYGSMGGVVSATAPATNMFKEYYDERWTPENTDAKYPRAVGGTRGTYNTQRSSRFLEDGSYLRLKTITLGYNLPKSVAQKAKFSNVRIYASAYNLLTFTKYTGFDPEVSSELTVSNLGVDQGAIPQFKTFMLGINLGL
- a CDS encoding RagB/SusD family nutrient uptake outer membrane protein, translating into MKIYISFCSVYAMLAFCCCTNFLEVKPDIKMVIPKSLQDAELLLNDYATMNTGYPIYGEWSADEYYITAETFDARLDFDLRNTYTWMDIIYDDVSQWQRPYRTVFNANQVIEIIDKGKVDNNTAKAKSLLGVAHFFRAFAFQQLVEVFAPAYQVTTASTEMGIPLRLSPDMDEPSTRASVQETYNQIVQDYKEASYRLPIDEGIKGRPFQASAYAGLARTYLVMGKFEEAYAYADSCLQLNSDLMDFNDLKSGNSLPIARFNIEVLFAAISATSGPMNLNYGLVDSTLYKSYAPTDLRKTIFFRANTYPLDSYGYKGSYDNGMANLFVGLTTSEVYFIKAEAAVRIGKIDAALTALNTLGVSRYERDKYVAVTERNPASLLSLILKERQKELVFRGRRWSDLKRLNLDPRFQKTLKREIHGIVYQLEPNSRKYAYRIPEIVVNNGKIPQNIR
- a CDS encoding TlpA family protein disulfide reductase, which encodes MKYLKLMALLCLMLMTILFVNAQSDKKIDFSKALKVGDTFVPPNAVQQMRGIGKVDLKNLGNKVVILDFFDTFCGTCIETMPKLQKLQDKLKDKVQIITVGWQDKETLEKFFDKNEFLKENKVNLPVIYSDLYLKERFPHLTVPHVVFLYKGKVQAISGNKVVTEEHILALYDKGEIELPLKDDFGKGNLMGLSRSEMEVKGAISFSGYQNGVPFESFRRKLDSVSGLQKTSFYNVSVYSAVLFNWAKIQKANYVPRPERLVLKVKDSNRYQDTANIGDVWYAQYAISYERLDEIQRTDSAQARIVLQDLHSFLGIRTYKTMKNIECLILKPCPVKPYTGKVPLNGMTFKGSSVLAVMLDMGRKFPPALDLAKSKVDIKLGRYSNLEELNERLANYGIVAEIGMGEQEVLVIEELE
- a CDS encoding RagB/SusD family nutrient uptake outer membrane protein; this encodes MKNNIIKSIGVLLIAGHFAACDSKLDLLPRDSVAPELVGGAEGDKLLNGIYDAFQNGNIGSAYAYLSYVTEDLSADNLKYRATFFQHGEVDNNAILVDNVLVSRYFNFPYVAIQRANDLIEIVNASSTIDEATKKKLLGSAYFFRAYGYYRLVTIFGAVPIALNRDIVELPRNSVDEVYNQIINDLKLSIENPAPFENSNKVSIEAAKALLARVYLIRGDKASAKQMATDVINSGKFAIESNYSNMFTTPFESREHIFKIANTATEGDNSLDYFLQHPTMPGGGRAELPVDESLVSAYEEGDQRKEASVQEIKAPTANPGWYSKKYQDPSGNGAHPYYILRLSEMYLIVAECDLTASPSNALANINLVRKNRGLSDLSVVTLNDVIKERRVEFAFENLRWMDMRRTPSISNPSKSMATVFLEAKKRSVNDELYPIPQSAINTNSLLLPNNPGYN